From a single Eleginops maclovinus isolate JMC-PN-2008 ecotype Puerto Natales chromosome 20, JC_Emac_rtc_rv5, whole genome shotgun sequence genomic region:
- the arl6ip5a gene encoding ADP-ribosylation factor-like 6 interacting protein 5a, which translates to MKSCQTSKRSWTQMAKVELTPLRSWSDFFPGSERFSKPDDKDPARWNNRVVSNLLYYQTNYIAIELLRSRDFWCLNPEGMFAALALVSAVFLGSVWAAENQDAMSSFKRVNPVAFGIGLAVTSYILICMLGSVIWFLSAIILPLALILAHASYRLRNMKNKVENKIEAVGLKRSPMGIFLQALGEQEEKLIKIQNYLEEKLKD; encoded by the exons ATGAAGTCCTGTCAGACCAGTAAACGGAGCTGGACGCAAATGGCTAAAGTGGAGCTGACTCCGCTCAGATCCTGGAGCGACTTCTTCCCCGGCTCGGAGAGATTCTCCAAACCGGACGACAAAGATCCGGCGAGATGGAACAACAGGGTGGTCAGCAACCTGCTTTATTATCAAACCAACTACATcgctatagagctcctgcggtcacgtgacttttg GTGCCTGAACCCTGAGGGGATGTTCGCAGCCTTGGCTCTGGTGTCGGCCGTCTTCCTGGGCTCGGTGTGGGCCGCAGAGAACCAAGATGCCATGAGCAGCTTCAAGAGAGTCAACCCCGTGGCGTTCGGGATCGGCCTCGCGGTCACCAGCTACATCTTAATCTGCATGCTGGGGAGCGTCATATGGTTCCTGTCTGCAATCATTCTCCCCCTGGCTC TGATACTCGCACATGCATCCTATCGCCTCCGCAACATGAAGAATAAGGTGGAGAATAAGATAGAGGCCGTCGGGCTGAAGCGGTCACCCATGGGTATTTTTCTGCAGGCTCTGGGTGAGCAAGAGGAGAAGCTTATAAAGATCCAGAACTACCTGGAGGAGAAACTGAAGGATTGA